Below is a genomic region from Tripterygium wilfordii isolate XIE 37 chromosome 12, ASM1340144v1, whole genome shotgun sequence.
AAGGAAGTCTACATATACAATAAGTTTGTAACCAATACCTCGAGAAATTCCAGAATATCCTTGAACAAGTTCCGCTGGCTGTTAAGATCTTTCTTAGCAGAACCTTTTCCACCTGCCTCTGCGGAAAGATTTCGGGCTTGATTTAGAAATTTTCCCTTCAAGCCATGTATATGGTTATATTTCTCTCCTTGCGCTGCACCGTCCTTCAAACTCTTACTTTCAGAAGAAAATTTCTCCAAGCTTCCTATTTCGAAAATTAAAGCCAAAGCTTCCCCAGCAGCAATGCGTATAGATCGATCGTCCTTGTCAAGAAGGCTAGAAAGGTAGGAAATTGCCCTGCATTATAACATGTCAGAAAGCTATGGCTTAGTCCTTAATTAAAACTTTCACAACTCTAGGTAGCATCTgccattcattaaaaaaaaaaaaagaatctcaGTAATGATCCATTTTGGCTTCTTGTTCTCACTGACCCAAAATTGTAATTACTTGATTTTCTATGTACCGAAGTTTTCATGCATAGTTTGTCGTCATGAATACTTGAAATTCGACACAAACCAACAGAACCaactatattattttttaaggaaaaaataatataattgcaACTCCACAGGTATGTCAAAAAGGTCAACTAAGCCATAATGTCAATTCAGTTCTATTCTTCTACTAAAAAAGTCTACAACAGTCAAATCGGAAATTATGCACTTGTGCCAAAGTaaaccaaagggaaaaaaaacaaaaacaaatcagcgTTTATTATTAGTTATATCgtgtcattttaatttttttaaggtaTTAAGAAAATGATGTTCATGAGAAGAGATGCATCTGATCATGCTTCAGCTACATAAAAATGCTTACCACCTCAAAAGAGGTTGGAAAGATAGAGCGATGGAACAGTAAAGACTCAAACAGAAAGAGTTACTCACTCTTGCCAGTGTTTGGGACTAAGAGTCCATCCGTCCATGGTTGTCAGAAGAAATGCCCAAGAAGAGACCACCGCTGTTATCAGAGGTGGCGAAGGCTTAACAGCAACAACCTGAAGTGAGAAAAACAGACAAACTCATTTAAGAACCAAATAATAAGAGCTTCAGATACTCTCTAGGTAAAGCAAATCAGGCACAGAAACCTACATTAGAACCAAGTTTCGGATGGACTACATGCCACATGATCTCCATCGACCTTTCCGTTTCTTCAGGATCGTTTCCACCAACAAAGGTAAcaatggccaaacactcaattACCTAGAATCATGACCAAGTTGCACAGAAACATTAGGTTCAGTATATAGCAACCACTAGCATTCAGTGACCAGCCAAAGCTCAAAGATTGACAATGCATTCAGTCTCATACATACCGATACTATTTTTAAGGACTCAAACCCAGATTTAAGTGCCTGTGAAAGAGGGGTGACCGACTCTTCCAAGATTTCACGCGCATTGTCACCACAACCTACTGTCAAAGCCAACAATCCTGCAAAGGAAAAAACACTAATTACAACGGAATTCAATAACGGAAAAGGGGGCACAAAAGAACCAGCATAAAGCGTCTAAAGCCAACCAATAACTCTGCATGCCAATGATATCTCCTTGCTAGACCCCCGTTTAATGCAACTTAGACACTGATTCAGCAAAGTAGCAAATCTGAAAAACCACAGAAGCAAGATCTTAAATGCACATACCAGTTTCAGTATAACGTTGTATTCAATAAGCAGACAGACATGTAAAAAAGATGATTCCAGAATATACCTTTTTTCCATAAAAAACTTGGCTAATAACAAAATAGTAAGCTCCATTTACTTCAAATACCTTAATAAATTATAGTGTCATTGCCTAGTGAGACCAGAAAAGAACAGGAGAGATAAACCGTACAAAAGAGCAAAGAAAGTACTCACTTTTTCTCGACAAACTCATGTTGCATGTTGCTATTGAAAGCCTCAATAATTGCAGTCAAAGCCTTCTCTCTTGTCGAACCCCTTCACCCATATAAACATAACAACATCAGCAATGTTCACTTGAGGCAATACGAAGACAAAATTCATCCACTGAAGCATAGTTACATCTCACAAATTCAGCTATGACATAAGTTCAATATAATAAATTTCTCCTCTTTAATTGCAGGCCAGAAAACTAAAATCATTGAACCCAAATCAGATTGAATTCTCGTGTCTGTTATCTATATTACCTCCTCTCATAAAGAGCATCAAGTGCTTGGTCCAGCAAATTGTCTTTAACGGGCTGCACCTCTTCAGCTCCAAAAATCGATATTCGATCTGACCTAATAGACGAGGACGAACTTATGCTACTATCATCGTCGTCGCTATCTAACATCACTGCATTTTTTTTCTGAGAACTACCTGTAGAAATTCCAATTGAAACGTCAAAACAAAACGTAACCTAGGTTTTACAAAATCCAGAACTCACCAACTAGAATTCAAGAATTAGAGAAAAATTCAAACATCTAAATTATCGAAATTAATAACAACAGAAACCCTAATTTTACAGAAATTGATCGATTGAATCTCAAAAAAGGAGAATCAAGAACATACGCTTCCCCATGTTAGCGGCGGCGGATGCTTGATTACAGGAGTGTCAAAAACAGGAACAACGTTGACTAGGAATTAAAGAATGCGATGACTTTGAAAACCGATCGAAAGAAGCAAACTGAAACGAAACAACGAAACGCAGGCAACACGTAGTTACAGCGAATGCAGATTCAGCCATTAAAATCTATAAGGGAGGATTttaaaaagaacagaaaaataTATGACGAGACGACGAAGATCAGGTCGCGAAATACTCCTATTTGTAGTTTTCAAAGTTTCGCAGGGGAGGAGGGCTCGAGGGTTTATTCAGATCGGGTGGAGAGGAATATTCGGCGAAAGATGTAGGCGTGTGTAGACATTCAATTGTGCGGGTCACCACGTGGCGCGATGTACGCCGTTAAATTTATGCGATTCTAGGCCAAGTTTGATAGAAGGAGAGCAGTGGATGACACGCGCCAGTTGGGTAACTTAGAGTAAGACACGAGGATAGCTGACGTGGGAACACGTGGGTTGGGAGAGGTACCCACGATAAACGAGATTTGATGAAAGCAATAGAAATTTAAGGGCACAAaagtatttttcatccctcaactattggtaaagtttcattttcgtcccttaagttttttctctcttttgttatcccccaactatgggaaagtatcttcgtttgtccctcgaataaatccggcgaCGGAAAAATTCAATATGACATCCTATTGTTCGTCCTATCGATTTCTCTGACGTGTCATATAGGTGTCACGTAAGCATTTTTtaacctcaatctcacttgaagaaCGAAAATGGTACTTTTCAATAGTCGAGggatgaaaatgagaaaaaaaaaagtttagaaatgaaaacaaaactcGACCCATAATTGaggaatgaaaaatatttttttggtcgAAATTTAAGGGGGGCATTTTTCTTGGTGCTTGTGCATGTGAAAATTACTAATTCAAAGTTAATTGTAATTAAATAGGACAGCATGAACtccataaaaggaaaaaatacaAGTATGAGCGTAAAGAGATGCACTAGTAAGGTTTGAAACAAAATACAgacaaaagggaaaagaaagaatataaaAGAATTAGGGATATAAAAGCAACAAAACGGTACAAGTAATCTAATCAGAGCACCCCCACAGTGGTCATACCAAAGTGATTCGCGTACTCTATATTTAGGCTTCGTTTGATAGAACGATTGTCGattgaattgattttcaatgctaaaaaattatgaaaaaaacaataataaaagctTAAAAATTAAAAGCTGATGCTAACTTATAAGCTATTGACTAGTATTATCTTaactttataatattattttttatgatttttataataaattttgtaaaatttaatcttaaatttagcctaataaatataatttattattaaaattaattttaagtataaattataaatacaaTTAAGTTAAGTTAAATTAAATTGTGTAACCCTAACCCTTTACTTAAACCTAAATTGTGTAACCCTAAACCTGTCTactttttaaattgcacaattGTCAATTGATTCATGGATGACAAAAACAAGATTCATATATGAACGGGTAATTTCACTAATTTGGGTAGTTACATGTGTATTAAAATAATAGAGTGTATTAAGTAAGTGTGTAATGAGTCGAATTTCATGTTTATTTAGTAAGTCCGCAACTCCCCTAAATTAAATGGGTTTGAGTTTTTAAATGGACTGTGGTACTACTCTGCTTTGGATCTTATTAGTTACTAGTTGCATGTCTGTGCTTCACGTGGCCTATGTTAACAATTTCCTCATCTCATATAATTCAACGAAGAAATTCATATTAGCTGAAGGAAAGATGAAGAGGTCTCACTTATATAGAGGTTGAATGTATAGTGAGACATCGGTAGTATCTTGGAGACAATTTTACTTTCAGTAGTGAAAGAGGGAGAGAATACCATTTTATTTGCTGATGTGCTGGCTCATCAGGCTTTGTTGTGTTCAAAGAGTAGGCAATGGTTTGGTGTAAATGCAGATTTTCTGGATGTTGTATTTGCTGTGGATCGCAGTTCATTTTCTTCTTAATGAAGTAGTATTTTCtgctaaagaaataaaaaatattacttagAAGAAAACTGTGAAATACAACATCCAAATGAACATTTGATGTTGAGATCCTACCGGTTTTACTTGAACAAATGATGTTGGTAGTTAACTTATTTCAATATATCCAAACACGAATGAAATGAGTATATATCTGTAACACATTTGGCCTCAGATATGATCGCATGGCCATTCGGGAAGTTTAATAATTAAGAAAAACCCAAtctaaagccaaaaaaaaagaagccatcAAAATTTTTCGGATCATATTATCTTGAAGGTGTATCAAACAGATACAGATCCTCAAATATATACGTTCATGTGGCGGATCAATGTTAAAGTTAAATATCTTAGAAGAAGACATAACCGACCTTATGTATTCCTGGAGGAATCCAATCCTCGACCAATGCTTAAAATATTTTAGtcaagatttaattattatCGTTAATTATAATTTAGAACATATCAGAAATAGTAGTTTAAGgacatttcaaatattttttgtcacaGGCACGAAGCTTGTGCATATTAGAGCAAGGATATATGAGCCACAACAAATCAAACCATTCAGTAATGTAATTTGTACGTCTCTATGTCCATGACACATTTGGGGCATGTGAACATCCGTTCTCTTTCACCAACTACTTGCACCCAGCTTTTACTCTAATGTCCTTGCTCGAATTGTCTGCAGCTCCTAGTCACATATACTTTGGAGAATGCATGTGGCCTGAACATCTTGATCAAGTTTCTTCGGTGTTTTTTTAGTTGCTTCTTATTTGATGCAATTTTGGAGAAGATAGTTAACATTTGTTGACACCCGCACGTCCTTTAGTGGTCAAAGTTCCAATCACCAAGGATAATTGCATAACTCTCGTTCATTATTGGCAACAGCTGCTTTCAAACAGCTTAACCCAGTATATGGCAAGTCCCTATTGGAGATATAATTCACTCCTTACATCAGTTTGGCATCTTTATGCCCTTTCATAACCATGAAATTGATGAAATCTTCTCCCCTGCCATTAAGGAATGGAAGCATGCCTCTCAATTTTCATATGTTTACCTGGCTTGTAACATCTTTCTTCTGGACCACTTTGCAGAACTGCTTACAACTAACAATAATAAAACTTTTGTTTCAAAATACTTTTGTTATTAAAATGATGTGTATGCCCTTGAAGAACAGATGAACTAATGTGAAATAAcccttttaaaataaatataatgaagATAAGAGAGATAACAACCTTTGACGAACCATGGCAAATGTCTCAGGTTCTTGAACAACCCTTCCCAGAATATTGGATACCAAGTGTTGTGGGAGTCTTTCAAAATGATTCACTTCATCATTTTTCTCTTCATCCATGATTGATATTTGTAATTGGAATGTGATGACAACTACTTTCCATgggtatatatatgaaaatgaaaTTCACATTTATGGAGACCCTTATTAATCTCATGTTAAATTAATAATCATAAGCAGGGGTGAGTATACATGAATTTATTGGTCACTTTAAgataaattaatattgttaaCTACATTCATTCTATGTTGTATgccatcaaaagcaaagcaaaTGCATCTTTATATTCTAATGCAAGAAAGAGTGTATAAGTCTCAGGGCattgattagttttgaatgACACATGTTCTCTAATGGCAAGATTCATGCAATCTTTAACTCAGATAAGCATTATTGTGAATAAGATAGATTAGGTTCGTTGTAATTTCCATTTTTTGAACATCTCCCAATCTTCTTTATTACAATGTGAATTATTTTTTCGACGCTCTACAATGCCAACCGAATATTTGAACATGTAAATAGAAATGTAATCGTCAATGATAAACAACACAACGTTTATCAAGAAGGACATATGTTAAATAATCACCTTCGTCGAATAACCAAGAAATAAGTCTTTGCTAAACTAAAGTAAAGGAAAAGAATGTTTCAAGAGTATAATATGGCGTCGAATTCAAATGATTTGAAACCTTTACATTTACAGTTTTGAACATAGAATAATGTTCCTATATCTTAATTATATATCTTAGAAATTCGGTtgtggaacaactaagtatgCGATGAGGTGATGGTGCTATGACCTTAAAGGTTGAAGATCCTCCCCTGATTCTAACCACCCAGAATGAAGAGTGGGCGAACAAAATGCAGAACATATCAGAGATGTTGAATTCTAAGAAAGAGGGGAAAGTCAAACCCTAATTTTTATTGTATCGAAAATCAAACCCATCTTTCCCAAGTGTAATTAATCTATTCATCATTCAAATTATGCATTTAAACTATGTTGGCCTGTATCGTAAAATAACAAACATATTGTAAAATTTATTCAacgatttggtttttttttttgggttataaaGTTTTGGTACATATCGTAAAATGTTTTAACCATCGTTGAAGTTACAACAACACCACGTGGTTGCTCTTCCAACTGTCCTACTACACTCATAAAGGTATGAGCTTTTTCTGCCCACAAGGTCACTTTCACTTGAAAATTTTTGTACAATGGAATGATGAACATCAATACACTAGTTTATGGACTTTAAAAAGGTTATTAATTATGTGTCCAACTGTAAATCAAATAAATATGTATAAAATGCCACTACCCTTCAAGCTAAAGCTCTACATTCATGTTGTCCACCATAGAGCCTTGACCCAAAGTCGGCTCAATAGCTCCCACACCAGTTAGTAGACCAATAACATCTgcattagttaattaatttcacgtcaacatgtcattttcgaaccTCTATGGTCGATGGTTATTCTTCTACTTCTCTATTGATGAAGTGAAGGTTTATGAACTTATTTCAGTTCATATTGATGAAGTGAAGGTTTAGAAATACCTGATAGCAGAGCATGGTCGTCTAAGCGTTTCAATAATTCCTCACGTCCTTGAAAGCAGAACTTGTGATGGGCAATGGAAATTGAAGTCATCTGAAAGTTCTACCAAGTTAGTGTTGGGCAGAAAATTTATGGTGTATTGTTCATCAACTGATTTGTACTTTTCTTTGCTCTCAGTCACTCtgaaatttgttattttatagACTATTCCCTCCCTCAAATTCTCTCGGAAGCGTTCGGCCTGCCGTTTCCAAATAACAACATGCATTTGCGACCCCTTTGGGAGGAAAAGGGAAGGCACAATCCGCTAGTGATTTTATAGAAAATGCAGTAAATTGACATATGAAAAAGCTTAACAGAAAGGCTCACCTCACGATCAAGTAGGATCATGTCGAGACTTATTATTTCACCAGTTCTCGTGTTTCACGATTCCTATAGTCGGATTATCCTGACAATGCCACACCAATCCATTGGATCTGGATCAACACTTTTAAGCAGGAACTCCTCCATTTGCAAAATAATCTTCAATAACTTTGGTTCACTAAACAATTCTCTTTATCTTGGATGACATGGGTCTGGAACCACTTTTTATAGCACATGATTTGGGATAAAATTTATTTCGATTTATTGAACCCAAGCCTTGTTCAAAGCATCTAAGTTTAATGCATACACCACATACAACGAACTTGAAGACAACATCAAAAGCAATTGATggatgaccgacaccaaagtgtgtgtacttaccccaagtgcagggtatcgtcaagtaataaaccggtgagtccggtatcgatccacgaggaagcaatgcaaatttgaagtgaatgatatgcaaatgactagctaacactaataaacacaatgaatatcaaataaaatcaagtaaaaaaaatgggccgaatgactcggtagcataagcgattttgtaatcaaagtgagcacaaagtggatttaaaacaattaattaaaaaaacctagtctctagtccgtcccagtggctactcggttctcatactcaaggtatcattgcaaacacacacaaccatacacaatgcattgtgtgatactatcaatcatgcatatgcaaagagaactgggatataagacttcaattcatgcatgtaggccatcaggtctcttaatctacgatgaacgcaaagggataagcacctaatattatggattaatgttcccccttggggctcggcttggctaacaccctagtttcacactcaaagatcaattaaccataactctcccatgcacattcctaaattaacccaaaaccccatcatcaatacacataattaatagctatgcaatgaaaaactcaattaattaaggaaatcatgcaatgggtttaacaattctcaatcgaacacattagatgcaatccctagactagacaatccaagaatacaatcaaatatgtcattcccatagatccaatcacacaactatcacgaaattaaaagagagaaatcgaagctacgattctttgagcataccttgagtaatcgaaaccttgcacccaccgttcgggactagaaactagaaagagaacttagccactcattataatgagaataaacatcaattttatagatgaaaaccaatgtttacaatcaagatcacaagaactaagtaaaatcctagagagagaaagagagagaaaaacaatggaggcaagaagttggaggagatgaattgtgagaaggaagacccaatcttagggttttctcctctttttacaatagaaattacctatctacccttataaagtcgttccccattggttacaagcaTGAGTTACCCCAAATACCCTTAAAATTCTAGTGCAGGaaaattgcagttccgcggtaggtgtccggacaggtgtccggacacttcatgcatgcatcaactttgaagcctctgcctcaatttgtgaagaaagcgtccggacggcacttgaggtgtccggacaggtgtccggacgggtgtccggacactttctgaatcccagcttcttctttcagctccaaaggtgatcaattcagtcatttatgcccgatttcctgcaaaaccaacgggaaacatgtataagagtaaaattactttattttaacacaaatgcattactataagcactaagacctcctaattagatgatattaggacctcaaactagaggtccgatcaatggacaaaataaaagaaatacacCAATAATAAATATGTGTGCATCATTTTCCGGTGATAACAACAACGACAATCGATACATACCAACAGGTTGATTACTTGTGAAACTCTTAGAAAGGGACAAAAATAGGGAGATTCACAGTTGATGGTAGATCGAAGGAGAACTCAATCAGCGAAACTCGAAGAATGCGGAGAAAGGAGGGGTCTTCCGTTTTATATATAGAAATAGATATATTGGgccatgtttttgttctttgaactaATAATTATTGGTTTAGGTTTGTCTTCTTTGCATTCTTTTAAGTCACATGATTATTGGGCTAGGTTTATCTTCTAATTAAtgtcaattaatttatttttttaaatatagtaAATTTTTATGTTATGATAATTATAAAATGAATTGggtttaattaaattaataaaaattaattgtagaaataaatatttaaatgatttagaataTGATTTAGAGTGTCTGATGAATTGTGATATCGTTAGAGAAACTGTACATCTGTAGAAAATATACTTTTATTGTAAATTTAGTGAGTCTCTTAATAGTTTCTATCATGAATGGTACGTGTACAAAATAGTCTAACTTTAACTTATAGCATTGGTATGGAAAACAAAATTaggataaaaaatatttaactcatcaaagaaaatgatatatgcaacttttttttttgggtggatcctaaaagaacaataaaataataaataatatagcTCGTCAAATAGgggaaaaaaaccaaaaaggatagacattaatccataata
It encodes:
- the LOC120010040 gene encoding interferon-related developmental regulator 1-like; amino-acid sequence: MGKRSSQKKNAVMLDSDDDDSSISSSSSIRSDRISIFGAEEVQPVKDNLLDQALDALYERRGSTREKALTAIIEAFNSNMQHEFVEKKFATLLNQCLSCIKRGSSKEISLACRVIGLLALTVGCGDNAREILEESVTPLSQALKSGFESLKIVSVIECLAIVTFVGGNDPEETERSMEIMWHVVHPKLGSNVVAVKPSPPLITAVVSSWAFLLTTMDGWTLSPKHWQEAISYLSSLLDKDDRSIRIAAGEALALIFEIGSLEKFSSESKSLKDGAAQGEKYNHIHGLKGKFLNQARNLSAEAGGKGSAKKDLNSQRNLFKDILEFLEDGYCPETSMKIGGDSLETSTWSNLIQLNFLKRFLGGGFIKHMQDNEFLHDVFGFTPKRKQLASGELRMSGGEKRLYKSPNSVLNKARTQFLNKQRMVSKDKNIGHYAVNQGNEEA